One genomic segment of Sorex araneus isolate mSorAra2 chromosome X, mSorAra2.pri, whole genome shotgun sequence includes these proteins:
- the L1CAM gene encoding neural cell adhesion molecule L1 has protein sequence MAVALRYLWSLLLCSPCLLIQIPEEYKGHHVMEPPVITAESPRRLVVFPTDDISLKCEARGRPQVQFRWTRDGVHFKPHEEVGVTVHQAPHSGSFTITGNNSNFAQRFQGTYRCFASNQLGTAMSQETWLMAEGAPKWPKETVKPVEVEEGESVVLPCHPPPSAEPLRIYWMNSKILHIKQDERVTMGQNGNLYFANVLISDNHSDYICHAHFPGTRTIIQKEPIDLRVKATNSMIDRKPRLLFPTNSSSYLVALQGQPLVLECIAEGFPTPSIKWLRLSGSMPTDRVIYQNHNKTLQLLNVSEEDDGKYRCLAENSMGSARHDYEVIVEAAPYWLRKPENELYAPGETARLDCQVQGRPQPQVTWRINGIPVNELAEDQKYQIQQGPLSNLVLSNLKPSDSMVTQCEARNRHGVLLANAYIYVVQLPTKILTADNETYLAVEGSSAYLLCKAFGAPVPSVQWLDQEGKSVLQDERFFPYTNGTLGIHELHINDTGHYFCQAANDQNNVTIVANLQVKAATRITQGPRSAIEKKGSRVTFACHATFDPSLQARITWRGAGRDLQELGDSDKYFIEDGHLVIYSLDYSDQGNYSCVASTKLDTVESQAELLVVGSPGPVSRLEVVDRHLLKQNQVRLTWSPADDHNAPIEKYDIEFKDKEMEPEKWRSLGKVTGNQTSSILKLSPYVHYTFRVTAINRYGPGEPSPDSETVATPEAAPEKNPRDVKGEGNQTDNMVITWQPLEWMDWNAPQLQYRVQWRPRGSHGPWQEQTVEQPFLVVSNTSTFIPYEIRVQAVNSQGKGPEPQVTVGYSGEDYPQAKPQLEDIEIVNSSTVLVRWRHVEPATVRGHLRGYNVTYWWVSSQRRHSKRHTSREHVVVPANATSATLGGLRPYSNYELELRVFNGRGLGPASTQFFRTPEGVPGQPEALQLECLSDTSLQLHWQPPLRPNGELTGYVLSYQPLDDGDQDGLSFDLPNPDMRTQNLTNLSPQQRYRFQLQATTKEGPGKAIVREGGTMALSGTLDFGNISTITGENYSVVSWVPRESQCNFGFKILFKSLGSEKEKVAEQDVSYNQRSYTQWDLQPDTEYEIRLLKESRVLHKISVKTNGTSRVPLSPAGFATEGWFIGFVCAIILLLLILLILCFIKRSKGGKYSVKDKEDTQVDSEARPMKDETFGEYRSLESDNEEKGFGSSQPSLNGDIKPLGSDDSLADYGGSVDVQFNEDGSFIGQYSGKKEKEAAGGHDSSGAASPVNPSGALE, from the exons ATAAAGGGCACCATG TGATGGAGCCACCTGTCATCACCGCAGAGTCCCCACGGCGCCTGGTGGTTTTCCCCACAGATGACATCAGCCTCAAGTGTGAGGCCAGAGGGAGACCCCAAGTACA gttccgcTGGACTCGGGATGGTGTCCACTTCAAACCACACGAGGAAGTCGGGGTCACTGTGCACCAGGCACCCCACTCGGGCTCCTTCACCATCACAGGCAACAACAGCAATTTTGCGCAGAGGTTCCAGGGCACCTACCGCTGCTTTGCCAGCAACCAGCTGGGCACTGCCATGTCCCAGGAGACGTGGCTCATGGCTGAGG GTGCCCCCAAGTGGCCCAAGGAGACGGTGAAGCCCGTTGAGGTGGAGGAAGGGGAGTCGGTGGTTCTGCCCTGCCACCCGCCGCCCAGCGCAGAGCCACTTCGGATCTACTGGATGAATAGCA AGATCTTGCACATCAAGCAGGATGAGCGGGTGACCATGGGCCAGAATGGCAACCTGTACTTCGCCAACGTGCTCATATCGGATAACCACTCAGACTATATCTGCCATGCGCACTTCCCAGGCACCCGCACCATCATTCAGAAGGAGCCCATTGACCTCCGGGTCAAGGCCA CCAACAGCATGATCGACAGGAAGCCCCGCCTGCTCTTCCCCACCAACTCCAGCAGCTACCTGGTGGCTTTGCAGGGACAGCCGCTGGTCCTGGAGTGCATCGCCGAGGGTTT CCCCACTCCCAGCATCAAGTGGCTGCGCCTGAGCGGCTCCATGCCAACCGACCGCGTCATCTACCAGAACCACAACAAGACGCTACAGCTGCTGAATGTGAGCGAGGAGGATGACGGCAAGTACCGCTGCTTGGCTGAGAACTCGATGGGCAGCGCCCGGCACGACTACGAAGTCATCGTGGAAG CTGCCCCTTACTGGCTGCGAAAGCCAGAGAACGAGCTGTATGCACCGGGAGAGACAGCCCGCCTGGACTGCCAAGTGCAGGGCCGGCCCCAGCCGCAGGTCACCTGGAGAATCAATGGGATCCCTGTGAACG AGCTGGCCGAGGACCAGAAGTATCAGATCCAGCAAGGGCCCCTGAGCAACCTGGTTCTGAGCAACCTGAAGCCCAGTGACTCTATGGTGACCCAGTGTGAGGCCCGCAACCGGCATGGTGTCTTGTTGGCCAATGCATACATCTACGTCGTCC AGCTGCCGACTAAGATCCTGACTGCAGACAATGAGACGTACCTGGCGGTGGAGGGTAGcagcgcctacctgctgtgcaaggCCTTTGGGGCCCCTGTGCCCAGTGTTCAATG GCTGGACCAGGAGGGCAAGAGCGTACTACAGGATGAGCGCTTCTTCCCCTACACCAATGGCACCCTGGGCATCCACGAGCTGCACATCAATGACACTGGCCACTACTTCTGCCAGGCGGCCAATGACCAGAACAATGTGACCATTGTGGCTAACCTGCAGGTCAAAG CTGCCACGCGGATCACACAGGGACCCCGGAGTGCCATCGAGAAAAAAGGCTCAAGGGTCACATTTGCATGTCACGCTACCTTTGACCCATCCCTGCAAGCTCGCATCACCTGGCGGGGGGCCGGCCGTGACCTGCAGGAGCTCGGAGACAGTGACAA GTACTTCATAGAGGACGGGCACCTGGTCATTTACAGCCTGGACTATAGCGACCAAGGCAACTACAGCTGTGTGGCCAGCACCAAACTGGACACGGTGGAGAGCCAGGCCGAGCTCCTGGTGGTAG GGAGCCCTGGCCCAGTGTCCCGACTTGAGGTAGTTGACCGCCACCTGCTGAAACAGAACCAGGTGCGTCTGACATGGAGCCCTGCCGACGACCACAATGCGCCCATCGAAA AGTATGACATCGAATTCAAGGACAAGGAAATGGAGCCTGAGAAATGGCGCAGTCTGGGCAAGGTGACCGGAAACCAGACCTCCAGCATCCTCAAGCTGTCACCCTATGTCCACTACACCTTTCGGGTCACTGCCATCAACAGATATGGCCCCGGCGAGCCCAGTCCGGACTCTGAGACCGTGGCCACACCGGAGGCGG CCCCTGAAAAGAACCCCAGGGACGTGAAGGGTGAAGGGAACCAGACCGACAACATGGTCATCACGTGGCAG CCTCTTGAGTGGATGGACTGGAACGCGCCGCAGCTGCAGTACCGCGTGCAGTGGCGCCCACGGGGCTCCCACGGACCCTGGCAGGAGCAGACTGTGGAGCAGCCCTTCCTGGTGGTCTCCAATACGTCCACCTTCATACCTTATGAGATCAGGGTGCAGGCGGTCAACAGCCAGGGCAAGGGCCCAGAGCCTCAGGTCACCGTGGGCTACTCGGGCGAGGACT ACCCCCAGGCGAAACCGCAGCTGGAAGACATTGAAATCGTGAACTCCAGCACGGTGCTGGTCAGGTGGAGGCACGTGGAGCCAGCAACAGTCAGGGGCCACCTGCGGGGCTATAAC GTGACTTACTGGTGGGTGAGCAGTCAGCGGAGGCACAGTAAGAGGCACACGAGCCGAGAGCACGTGGTGGTCCCCGCCAACGCCACCAGCGCCACCCTGGGGGGCCTTCGGCCCTACAGCAACTACGAGCTGGAGCTGCGGGTCTTCAACggccggggcctggggcctgcctCCACACAGTTCTTCCGGACACCTGAGGGAG TGCCCGGCCAGCCAGAAGCGCTGCAGCTGGAGTGCCTGTCAGACACCAGCCTGCAACTTCATTGGCAGCCCCCGCTTCGCCCCAACGGGGAGCTCACTGGCTACGTGCTTTCCTACCAGCCCT TGGATGATGGGGACCAGGACGGGCTGTCCTTTGACCTGCCTAACCCTGACATGCGCACCCAGAACCTGACCAATCTCAGCCCCCAGCAGCGTTACCGCTTCCAGCTACAGGCCACCACGAAGGAGGGGCCTGGCAAAGCCATTGTGCGTGAGGGTGGCACCATGGCCTTGTCCG GGACCTTGGATTTTGGCAACATCTCAACCATCACGGGCGAGAATTACAGCGTGGTCTCCTGGGTGCCCAGGGAGAGCCAGTGCAACTTCGGGTTCAAGATCTTGTTCAAATCTCTTGGGA GTGAGAAGGAGAAGGTGGCCGAGCAGGATGTCAGCTATAACCAGAGGTCGTACACGCAGTGGGACCTGCAGCCAGACACTGAGTACGAGATCCGTCTGCTCAAGGAGAGCAGGGTCCTGCACAAGATATCCGTGAAGACCAATGGCACCA GCCGGGTGCCACTCTCGCCTGCTGGCTTCGCCACCGAGGGCTGGTTCATCGGTTTCGTGTGCGCCATCATTCTCCTGCTCCTCATCTTGCTTATCCTCTGCTTCATCAAGCGCAGCAAGGGCGGCAAGTATTCAG TGAAGGACAAAGAGGATACCCAGGTGGACTCCGAGGCCCGGCCCATGAAGGATGAGACGTTTGGGGAGTACAG GTCCCTGGAGAG TGACAACGAGGAGAAAGGCTTTGGCAGCAGCCAGCCGTCGCTCAATGGGGACATCAAGCCGCTGGGCAGTGATGACAGCCTGGCCGACTATGGCGGCAGCGTGGACGTGCAGTTCAACGAGGATGGCTCGTTCATCGGCCAGTACAGCggcaagaaggagaaggaggcagCAGGGGGCCATGACAGCTCGGGGGCCGCCTCCCCCGTCAACCCCTCGGGGGCTCTGGAGTAG